TTTTTGCACACCGCTTTCATGCAAATGATATCGCCGCGTCAGCCCACTTCGAGGGTCGCGCGTTAGCCCGATTGCAGGAAACACAAACTGCCAAATCCATTCCCGGTCTGCATTGGGATACTTTCGTTCAAGCGCAAATGGTAGATGCACTGCACCATACCCCCGATCCAGATCTTGCTGATGGGCATATCGTACTCGCGCCAAATGAACTTGCAGTGGCTCTATTAAACTCGTGGGCAGCATCGTTACCCGACTTTCATACCCTTTCGGGTTTCGCACAATAATTTGGTGCTGAGCAAAATCTAAATCTTTGACACGCAGGTTTAATCCTTCATTAAGCCGTACACCACTACCGTATAACACTTGAATGATCAGTTTGGGCACTCCAGTCATCTGTTGGATAATTGAATGCACTTCTGCTTTGGTCAGCACTGTCGGTAGCTGTCGCGGTTGTCTGGCTCGAACTGCATCGATCGACTCGTCTAACTCCTGTCGCAACACCTCACGATACAAAAACAGCAAAGCACTAAACGCTTGGTTCTGCGTAGAGGCTGCCACTCGTTCCTGAACAGCTAGATGGGTCAAGAACGCTTCAATTTCGGCAGTTCCCATCTCTTTAGGGTGACGTTTGCTATGAAATAGAATAAACCGACGAATCCATTGCACATAGGTTTCTTCAGTCCGGTACGAATAATGCTTTACCCGAATCGCATCACGCACCTGGTCCAAAAGCTTTTTGGGCGGCATTTCCATAGCCTAAATTCTCATCGGTCAGTCTAATTGAGCTAAACCGGATTTTAGGCAGAATCGTGCGGTGCATTAACTAGAAGAAATACGGAAATTTTCTGCCTAATTGCCCAATCTAGGGGTAATATGCCGAATAACAGTCTATCTAATATCCATAATTCCAGGATTAGGCGGAAGGTGTCAGTCTAATTTCCCTAATAAGCACATTATGCCGACTCCGAGCAGCCTAACTCGCCTCAGTAGGATATTAGGCAGACAGAGTTCGGTCTAACACCCCAGTAAAGGAAATTAGGCGGAAGCAGTCAGTCTAAATAATAGTTAGCTTGCGAAAAAAGCAGTGAGTAGACCTCCTAAAATTACTTGCTGGTGCTGCAAGCTCATCAAGATGGCATACAAATTAAGCTTTGAAGATACATCATGCAGTTAGCCTTAAAGAATTAACCATGCGGCTCACCTAAGTAGCTATGCTGTTCCTACCTGGTGAACTTCTCACTTGCTGTACTTAAAGGTGTACTCCACTGCTGCAACAAGTTCTTCAAGAGAGCATTGCAAAATTTTGCATAGAGCTAAAGTTTGCTTAGGCGTCAACTTTGGCTCACTTCGTCCAGTCTCCCAATTGCTAACCGTCTGGTCAGTTACACAGACACAATCTGCTACTTGTTTTTGAGTAAGATTTCGGCTCTTTCGTATCTGTACTAATAAATTGTCATCTAACATAGTTAATTACAAAACAATTTATACAAATGGATTTGACAAGCCGCGCAGAATGAGTTATTGTCGTTACTACGCTCGGTCAACGTATGCTAATTCTACTTAAGGAAGAAAGCTAGTCTAAAGTAGCAATGCTACTTGAAACAAGTGGTTTTAGATTAATGATTTTTGAAGAATGGATGTAATCTGTAAACTTTTCTTCTCAAAAATCGGTTATCTGACTGAGAAATGAATGATTGTTTAAACATGGCTGGAAAACTTACACTATTTTCTTTTTTTTCAGGCTCCGGTTTCCTGGATTTAGGGTTTGAGACGAATGGTTTTGAAGTTGCATATGTTAATGAAATTCATCGTCCTTTTCAAGATGCATATAAATACTCACGGAATTTGCTTAACTTACCCCATGCTAAGTACGGTTATTATTCTGATGATGTTGCAAAACTTACAGATGATAATGCATGTCATAAGCTAGCAGAGTTAATTGCAGATGCGCGACTCACTTCAAAAGTGATTGGATTTATTGGTGGTCCACCGTGTCCAGATTTTTCTATTGGAGGCAGGAATAGAGGTAGAGATGGTGATAATGGTAAACTCTCTGGTTCTTATATAGAATTAGTATGCCGTCTACAACCAGACTTCTTTCTTTTTGAAAATGTAAAAGGTTTATGGAAAACACAAAAACATAGAAGTTTTTACGAAGAGCTAAAAAGGAAAGTTCAAGATGCTGGATATATTACTTCTGAAAAGCTAATAAACTCAATTGAATATTCAGTTCCTCAAGATAGAGACAGAATAATTCTATTAGGATTTAATCTTTCGCTTTTTGGGAAAGATTTATCCGGGGAAAGAAGTATTTCAGAATTTGTACTACCTTGGAATTCGTATAAAAGATATATAAAAAAATCAGTCCTAAATATCGCTTGGCCTAAGACAGAACCTTTTCAAATTGATTCAGAGAAAAGAAAGCCAGACGAAGTCATTGAGGAATTAACTGTAGAACATTGGTTTAGAAGAAATGATGTTTATAACCATCCAAATGCTCAACACTTTTTTAAGCCGAGGGCTGGCTTAAAGAGATTCAATTCTATTGATGAAGGTGATGATTCTAAAAAATCGTTTAAGAGATTACACAGATGGCGTTATTCACCTACAGCTTGTTATGGTAATAACGAAGTTCATTTACACCCTTATAAAGCCAGGAGAATATCAGTCTCTGAAGCTTTATCCATACAATCCTTACCTGCTCTATATTCTTTGCCTCCTTATATGTCATTAACGGATATGTTTAAGACCATCGGAAATGGAGTGCCTTATCTGGTAGCCGTGGCACTCTCAAATTTAATAGCTGAGATTTTTGATGACGAAAAAATGACTGATTTTTTAGACTGGACTAATGAACTTAAAGAAAGCCACTTTGAAGCTGTTTCAAATCAACCAATTCAGTTAGGATTGAAATTCAGTTAGGATTGAAATGGTGAAGATCAACATAAAGAGGCAGGGAACTTTGAATAATTCAACTTTATTGAGATTGTTGAACAAGGTTTCAAGGGTTTCAGATATTGAGCTTTGAGAATATGTCAATTTTTCGAGGTGCTCTACAAACGTTGAGTGCCATTAAAGTCAAAATTGCTTCCAAAATGTTTCGAGATCATCAATGGTTATAATTTGAGAGTCAGAGTCAATGATAGGACCTTCAATATTTGGAAGAGATGCTAATAGAGGAGCACTAAACACTTCTGAATCACTATCATTACTAGTTCCAATTGCATGGAATTGTAATGGTTGGGATTCACTATGAATGTATTTACTTGCAAGTTTTGTTATGTTTGCTTCATAAAGTATTTGATATCTTCTATCTGGTCTGTTGCTTGTTTTGACTGATATAAATGAAATTACGTCTTCAGGCTCGCATCTGTTTATTAGCTTTTTATAAAGGTTTTTAAGTTCGTCAAATAAATCTCTTCCAAAAAGCTCTTGAGAATAAGGTATTGAAGTGGAAATAATACTTCTTCGAACAAGTACAAAGTCAGGAGTTGAACACCTCACTACAAGATCTCTTTGCTTTAAATCCTCAAGAAAATCCATAAAGCGCCTTCTGGCATTAGGCTTGTAAAGTTGCCAAAACTTTATCGAGTTCTCATTTCCCATCTTAACAATATAAAGATCTTCCCTCTGATTCAGGATAGAACAGTGAGCACTATACAAATAGCTAAATTCATTCCATTGCCCTTTACAGTTGTTAAGAGAACCGCCACTCGGCACTTTATTGTAGAAGCTGAGAGCCTCCTGAATCACCATTTGTCTGATCACTTCAGAAATCTGATCTAATGGAGTGTCATGTGGAATTAACGGATATATTGACAAAAAAGCTTCATAAGCTCTGACATATACTTCACCGTTTTCCACTCTTAAATAATTAGGCGTTTGCATCACAGCATTTCACGTTAATAGTTTTCCAAGCTGTTTATACTCTGCTTTACGAGTGATATTGGCAATATTAGCCATCATCATTGAAATTACCCATTTGCCCCTCATTTTGAATCTTTTCATGTGTAAACTTTTCCGGCTTTGCAACAAAACTTAATAATGGGTGGATTTACAGACGTTAACAATTTGGTTGACCAAGTATTCTTCCATAAGGTGCCACCTTATGGGTACCTCGATTAATCGAGATTTCTCTGGGAGTTATGTCGCATTACTCACAAGCTAACAACCCGGCTGGAGCGGACTGACGAGAGATCTCGGTACTGTTGCAAATGTTGTTTGCAGCCGCTCAGCCGGAACGTTAGATGGCTCAAGTTCTTGGTGGTGGCGGTGCATCAGTGCTACTTGTCAGCAGTTGAGGTTGCGTGGTTGAAGTAGTCTTTTGAGGCAATAGTTTAAACGTCGATGAATAATTTAGGGAGCATTGCTAATTTCTACAATCATTGCCCCTTGTCGTAGCTGTTCTAGTGCATCAGGTAGAGTTGCACTTAACAAATTTCGCAAGTTGCGATTAGTAACGTTGCCACAAGTTAACCACAAAATCTGAGGGGGTGTTCCTAAGCGACAAACCAAATCAATGAAATCACTGTCTTTGGTCATGATTACAGCATTCTCGGCTCGTGCTGCTTCAAAAATTTCGATGTCTTGAGCATCTCGTAAAGACAAGTCTCGTAAGGCAACAGCCTCTAATCCAAAAGTTGCTGATAGCCAACTAGCAAGTGTTGGAGGCAGTTGAGCATCAATCCAAATTTTCATGCCGTTAATCTGGGGAAATCAGTACGGCGGGCTGCAAAGAGTAAACAAGCTTGAATGTCTGCTAGTTCAAGATCAGGAAAGTCTTCCAAGATTTCAGTGACGCTAACGTTCTCAGCTAACATCTCCAAGACATCGGTAACACGAATTCTCATCCCTCTAATACAAGGACGACCACCGCACTGACCTGGTGTTTGAGTGATGCGATTAAGCAAGCTAACTGTTGAGTTCATGAGCTGTTAGTGTACTGCGTATGATTCTATCTTATCGAGTAATCATGCCAGAGTTGCTACCTAACAATTCGGGTGCAGCGGATTGACCGAAGCCGCTTGGGTAAGATGCAAAGATCATGGCAACCGCTCAACTGGAACGTTAGCTGGCTTCGTTTCTGGTCATCTGTATAGAACGGTTATCTGATTGAGCCGCCTGCGCTAGTTCTTGCAGTTTTGGTATAACCAAGGTATAACTAAAGAGTAGGAATTACAGTTAAGGTCACTATGAAAACTGCAATTTCCCTTCCAGATTCAGTTTTTGATGAGGCGGAAGCATTAGCTCAACAGTTGGGCTTGTCACGCAGCGAACTGTACACAAAAGCGTTGCAAGCGTATTTGAAAAAGCATAATCGTAATCAAATCTTGCACAAGCTGAACCAAGTCTACTCACAAGAGTCTTCTGAACTAGATCCTATGATGGCAAAAATGCAATTTTTGTCTCTCCCTCGTGAGGATTGGTAATGTATCGGGGAGAAATTTGGTGGGCGAATTTACCTGATCCAGTAGGTTCAGGGCCTGGATATCGTCGTCCCGTTTTAGTCGTTCAAGATGATACTTTTAATCAAAGCCGTATCAGTACAGTTATTGTTGTCATTATCACCTCAAATATTCAGTTGGCAGAAGCCCCAGGCAATGTACTGTTACCGAAAGGAGCAACAGGCTTGTCTAGGGATTCAGTCGCTAATGTATCTCAAATTCTCACAGTCGATAAAACGTTCCTGGTTGAGTGTATTGGTTCCCTACCAAACAACTTGCGGGAGGAGATAGATGATGGACTACGAACAATCTTGTATCTGTAGCAATGCCAGCTAACAAGTTGCTGCACCAGAACACTGCAAGCTGACCGGTTGAGTGTTCAAAGCTATTTGCGTCCGGTGAACTTGGTCGTTACTCAATGCAAAATTTTCCTGTGTTTCTCAGGACATACTTGGGACATAAGTGATAAGTGGCTCACCCCTCCTCTCTGATTGGGAACAAAATCAGCGAAAATGACAGAAGCGATCTTTCTCATCTTGGCTGCCGCCCTGCTATGACTTCCACCGTTACCCCCGATCTGACCACCCTCGCCCAGCAAACCCGCGCCGCTGCCCGTCAGCTGGCAATTCTCTCGCTGGAAGACCGCGATCGTGCCATTAAATCTATTGCCCAGGCACTCGAAGCGGCGAGTTCAGAAATTCTGGCGGCAAATCAGGCGGATTGTGAGGCAGCATTGGCAGAAGGGTTAGCCAGTTCTCTCTATGGTCGTTTGAAGCTGGATGCAACGAAGCTGAAAGGGGCGATCGACGGAGTGCGGGATGTGGGCAGGCTCCCTGATCCGATCGGTGCAGTGCAGATTCATCGGGAGTTAGACACAGACTTAGTTTTGAAGCGGATTGCCTGCCCGCTGGGAGTGGTTGGGGTCATTTTTGAGGCACGTCCCGATGCGGTGATGCAGATTGCTTCGCTGGCGGTGAAGTCGGGTAATGGGGTAATCCTGAAGTGCGGCAAGGAGGCAGTCCGTTCCTGCGAGGCACTGGTGAAGGCGATCCAGTCTGGTCTATCTGCGGCAAATATTGATCCTGCCGTGGTGCGTTTGTTGACCACCCGCGAAGAAACCCTGGCACTGCTGCGGCTCGATTCCGAAGTCGATCTAATTATTCCTCGTGGCTCTAATGCCTTTGTGCGATTTGTTCAGGAGAACACCCGCATTCCCGTACTGGGACACGCTGATGGGATTTGCCACCTCTACGTCGATCGCCATGCCGATATTTCTCAAGCCGTCGCAATCACTGTAGATTCCAAAACCCAGTATCCTTCCGCCTGCAATACGATCGAAACCCTCCTGGTGCATGAATCGATCGCCTCAGAGTTTCTGCCCTTAGCGGCGGCGGCTCTGCGTGAAAAAGGGGTTGAACTGCGGGGAGACGATCGCACCCGTCAGATCATTGAAGCGGAACCTGTAACGGAATCGGATTGGTCAACAGAATACAGCGATTTGATCCTGTCGGTTAAAGTCGTCAATTCCCTTCAGGATGCCGTAAACCACATCAACACCTACGGTTCCCGCCACACCGAGGCGATCGTCACAACTGATCAGGCAACCGCCGCAGAATTTATGGCGCAGGTTGATGCCGCAGGGACATTTCACAACTGCTCAACCCGCTTTGCGGACGGTTTTCGCTATGGCTTCGGCGCAGAGGTCGGCATTAGCACCCAAAAACTGCCCCCGCGTGGACCTGTGGGACTGGAAGGACTGGTGACGTACAAATATCAGCTTGTCGGTCAGGGTCAAATCGTCGCTACCTACAGCGGCAAGGATGCTAAACCGTTTACCCATCGCGATCTGCCTCTCTAAAAATGGATCGTCTCTACGTCAACAACATCCGCGCCTACGGCTATACGGGGGCATTATCAGAAGAACAGGTCTTAGGGCAATGGTTTTCTGTTGATCTGGTGCTGTCGCTGGATTTGTCTCCGGCGGGAAAAACCGATCGCCTGGGAGATACCTATAACTACGTGCAGGCAGTTGAAACGGTGCAGCAAATTATTCAGACCCGGAAGTTTGCCCTGATCGAAAAACTGGCAGAAACGATCGCCCAATCCCTCCTTGAGGCTGCTGGCATTCATCAGGTGCAGGTTCGTCTAACCAAATGTACGCCTCCGATTCCAAACTTTGACGGCACGATTACGGTAGAGATCACGCGCCCGTGTAATCACGGTTAGATCTTTATTCCCTTTCGATTCAACTGATACGGTTCGGTAATTTTGTCCAGGCACCTCGCAGCGGGCAGCCGCCAGAATAGCCTCGTTAACATCAGGCATCTGCGCTGGACATGATTGCTACAGGACTCCGCAACGCTCCCGATACGACTTCCCCTCAAATTGTCAGCCTCAGCCCTGTTGATAACGCGATCGACGTTGATCCGGCAACTCATCTAACAGTGGAATTTAATGAGCCTGTCGTTCCGGGCATGGGCACAGTCCGGATTTACGACGCGGAAGGGGTAGAAGTCGAGGCGATCGATATTCAAACGCAGTTCAGTCAGTTTACCTTCAGCGGAGACGGGCGGCGCGTCACGATTAATCCCTCGATCGATTTGCTGCCGGGAGATTACTCAATTCGCCTCACCACTGGACTTTTCAAAGACACTGCCAACAATCCCTCCGCATTAATGGCAGGTACTCGCGCCTGGAGTTTCAGCACGGGTGCTGCGGTTCTGCTCCCGCCCACAATGACTCCAGAAAGCGACTCTAATTTGACCGATGATTGGGACACTGGCTCCCCGATCGCCCTCTCTCTGTCAACTTCTGCTCCAGGGGAGGACGCACTTTTTGCCTCAACAGTCTTTGCTTCAACCGGACAAACCATCAATTTCTCAAAGGGCGAACCGGGCGCAACCTGGCGTGGCTCCAAGGGGATGGACTTGACTCGCGGCACCAGCGGTAATGATGTCTACAACCTTGCAGACGGCAACGATCGCAGCAATGGCAGAGGCGGCAATGATCAGATCAACGGCGGCTCAGGAAACGATCGCCTCAGGGGAGGCAGCGGGGATGATGAGTTGAATGGTGCATCAGGCAACGATTTTCTGGTGGGCGGAGAGGGCAACGATGTGCTGATTGGTGGCACAGGGAAGGATAGATTAATGGGCGGAAGCGGTCGCGATCGGTTTGTCTACGGTGAGGTTGCAGAAGGGGATGACAAAATTCGCGGCTTTAACCCGGCTCAGGACGTGTTGGATCTGCGGGACATCTTTACCCAACCGGGGTTTGGCAGCGATCGCACTTCTGCCCCGTTGAGCCAGTTCATCCGTCTGGAGCGGATCGGGTCACATACCCAAATTCAGGTCGATCTGGACGGCAAGGGCGTGGCCACCACCTTTGTGGTTCTAGTAACGCTACAGGGAATTCAGTCTGACAGTATTACGGCTCGCAATTTTGTCATTGCCTGAGACAGCGATCGCCTGAGTGAATTCTGTTTGACCAAGCCGTTGAGCCAGTTCATCCGTCTGGAGCGGATCGGGTCACATACCCAAATTCAGGTCGATCTGGACGGCAAGGGCGTGGCCACCACCTTTAGTCAGGCTTGGTCAAACAGACTTCACTCAGGCGATCGCTGTCTCAGGCAATGACAAAATTCGCGGCTTTAACCCGGCTCAGGAAACGATCGCCTCAGGGGAGGCAGCGGGGATGAT
This is a stretch of genomic DNA from Leptolyngbya ohadii IS1. It encodes these proteins:
- a CDS encoding integron integrase, with amino-acid sequence MEMPPKKLLDQVRDAIRVKHYSYRTEETYVQWIRRFILFHSKRHPKEMGTAEIEAFLTHLAVQERVAASTQNQAFSALLFLYREVLRQELDESIDAVRARQPRQLPTVLTKAEVHSIIQQMTGVPKLIIQVLYGSGVRLNEGLNLRVKDLDFAQHQIIVRNPKGYESRVTMLPTSLIEPLQVHLARVRYAHQQDLDRGYGAVHLPFALERKYPNADREWIWQFVFPAIGLTRDPRSGLTRRYHLHESGVQKALKRAVQSTGITKRVGCHTFRHCFATHLLEAGYDIRTVQELLGHKDVKTTMIYTHVLNRGGRGVRSPLDD
- a CDS encoding helix-turn-helix transcriptional regulator, with protein sequence MLDDNLLVQIRKSRNLTQKQVADCVCVTDQTVSNWETGRSEPKLTPKQTLALCKILQCSLEELVAAVEYTFKYSK
- a CDS encoding DNA cytosine methyltransferase, whose protein sequence is MAGKLTLFSFFSGSGFLDLGFETNGFEVAYVNEIHRPFQDAYKYSRNLLNLPHAKYGYYSDDVAKLTDDNACHKLAELIADARLTSKVIGFIGGPPCPDFSIGGRNRGRDGDNGKLSGSYIELVCRLQPDFFLFENVKGLWKTQKHRSFYEELKRKVQDAGYITSEKLINSIEYSVPQDRDRIILLGFNLSLFGKDLSGERSISEFVLPWNSYKRYIKKSVLNIAWPKTEPFQIDSEKRKPDEVIEELTVEHWFRRNDVYNHPNAQHFFKPRAGLKRFNSIDEGDDSKKSFKRLHRWRYSPTACYGNNEVHLHPYKARRISVSEALSIQSLPALYSLPPYMSLTDMFKTIGNGVPYLVAVALSNLIAEIFDDEKMTDFLDWTNELKESHFEAVSNQPIQLGLKFS
- a CDS encoding Cfr10I/Bse634I family restriction endonuclease — protein: MQTPNYLRVENGEVYVRAYEAFLSIYPLIPHDTPLDQISEVIRQMVIQEALSFYNKVPSGGSLNNCKGQWNEFSYLYSAHCSILNQREDLYIVKMGNENSIKFWQLYKPNARRRFMDFLEDLKQRDLVVRCSTPDFVLVRRSIISTSIPYSQELFGRDLFDELKNLYKKLINRCEPEDVISFISVKTSNRPDRRYQILYEANITKLASKYIHSESQPLQFHAIGTSNDSDSEVFSAPLLASLPNIEGPIIDSDSQIITIDDLETFWKQF
- a CDS encoding DUF5615 family PIN-like protein, giving the protein MKIWIDAQLPPTLASWLSATFGLEAVALRDLSLRDAQDIEIFEAARAENAVIMTKDSDFIDLVCRLGTPPQILWLTCGNVTNRNLRNLLSATLPDALEQLRQGAMIVEISNAP
- a CDS encoding DUF433 domain-containing protein, coding for MNSTVSLLNRITQTPGQCGGRPCIRGMRIRVTDVLEMLAENVSVTEILEDFPDLELADIQACLLFAARRTDFPRLTA
- a CDS encoding type II toxin-antitoxin system PemK/MazF family toxin; translation: MYRGEIWWANLPDPVGSGPGYRRPVLVVQDDTFNQSRISTVIVVIITSNIQLAEAPGNVLLPKGATGLSRDSVANVSQILTVDKTFLVECIGSLPNNLREEIDDGLRTILYL
- a CDS encoding glutamate-5-semialdehyde dehydrogenase, translated to MTSTVTPDLTTLAQQTRAAARQLAILSLEDRDRAIKSIAQALEAASSEILAANQADCEAALAEGLASSLYGRLKLDATKLKGAIDGVRDVGRLPDPIGAVQIHRELDTDLVLKRIACPLGVVGVIFEARPDAVMQIASLAVKSGNGVILKCGKEAVRSCEALVKAIQSGLSAANIDPAVVRLLTTREETLALLRLDSEVDLIIPRGSNAFVRFVQENTRIPVLGHADGICHLYVDRHADISQAVAITVDSKTQYPSACNTIETLLVHESIASEFLPLAAAALREKGVELRGDDRTRQIIEAEPVTESDWSTEYSDLILSVKVVNSLQDAVNHINTYGSRHTEAIVTTDQATAAEFMAQVDAAGTFHNCSTRFADGFRYGFGAEVGISTQKLPPRGPVGLEGLVTYKYQLVGQGQIVATYSGKDAKPFTHRDLPL
- the folB gene encoding dihydroneopterin aldolase, yielding MDRLYVNNIRAYGYTGALSEEQVLGQWFSVDLVLSLDLSPAGKTDRLGDTYNYVQAVETVQQIIQTRKFALIEKLAETIAQSLLEAAGIHQVQVRLTKCTPPIPNFDGTITVEITRPCNHG
- a CDS encoding Ig-like domain-containing protein, with protein sequence MIATGLRNAPDTTSPQIVSLSPVDNAIDVDPATHLTVEFNEPVVPGMGTVRIYDAEGVEVEAIDIQTQFSQFTFSGDGRRVTINPSIDLLPGDYSIRLTTGLFKDTANNPSALMAGTRAWSFSTGAAVLLPPTMTPESDSNLTDDWDTGSPIALSLSTSAPGEDALFASTVFASTGQTINFSKGEPGATWRGSKGMDLTRGTSGNDVYNLADGNDRSNGRGGNDQINGGSGNDRLRGGSGDDELNGASGNDFLVGGEGNDVLIGGTGKDRLMGGSGRDRFVYGEVAEGDDKIRGFNPAQDVLDLRDIFTQPGFGSDRTSAPLSQFIRLERIGSHTQIQVDLDGKGVATTFVVLVTLQGIQSDSITARNFVIA